A window of Acidobacteriota bacterium contains these coding sequences:
- a CDS encoding DUF4338 domain-containing protein yields the protein MPLTISLNPKLGVLLPAFRQRCSAIRGERDALGEAGLSAGHVIRMRAAHLAPICRPTGAALSGELGFLATLSVVIDLLTQGWRIAATEPSVVLEFPDGATPESEKQRIRRAHLIERDSQLQERSVVEFVRGMERRRLTPRGWHSIFSLMRDGKDLTRRLRDVLGGDEEDIRAAALSGVIRPYLQVVEPGAICEHTGIRLGDIWRYFRHTWVTSYRSVPGRSMMILVRDAAAPNHPVMGIASLASSVVQQSTRDSWIGWDAEAVVRRFRGAKSPRSCVRWLVDELDGFIRGIYVRDLLRGGVLTRADIRNPSPPVVQRLAEDSASAIRRHRLYPQAARQSYTGDLAGMDWVELAETSLYRSKRSRQLATMLGIRLLFRAVRLDADITVEAWRALLESGRFRRAIGQIVRHVKAARVGINMMDISVCGAVAPYNALLGGKLVSLLLCSPEITGAYRARYGNQVSLIASGMRGAGVKRGAQLALLCTTSLYGSSLNQYSRIKASAALFGGRAENRVEYDCLGMSEGFGSFHFSKETLRMMGMLLGRAGEARRVNSIFGEGVNPLMRKIREALTLLGLPADMLLRHGSKRLVYGVALASNFREVLLDGADLPRYLIPQTRAKLRTDLLVDYWRRRWLLRRLSKPGILDEIARHTCSYPVCHGARVDLDGGGVSGLLPDLAG from the coding sequence ATGCCGCTAACGATTTCGCTGAACCCGAAGCTTGGTGTGCTTTTGCCGGCGTTTCGGCAGAGGTGTTCTGCAATTCGCGGAGAGCGGGACGCGCTAGGCGAGGCTGGGCTGTCCGCAGGGCATGTGATTAGGATGCGAGCTGCCCACTTGGCGCCTATTTGCCGGCCCACGGGGGCCGCCCTCAGTGGGGAGTTGGGTTTCCTGGCGACGCTTAGCGTTGTGATCGACCTCCTGACGCAGGGCTGGAGGATTGCGGCGACGGAGCCGTCGGTTGTGCTCGAGTTCCCAGACGGTGCGACGCCAGAGAGCGAGAAGCAGCGCATTCGGCGGGCGCACCTCATCGAGCGCGACTCTCAACTCCAAGAGCGATCGGTGGTCGAATTCGTGAGGGGAATGGAGCGTCGGAGGCTCACCCCGCGAGGTTGGCATTCTATCTTCTCGCTCATGCGGGACGGCAAAGATTTGACGCGCCGGCTGCGCGACGTCTTAGGCGGAGACGAGGAAGACATCCGGGCCGCCGCGCTTTCGGGTGTCATCCGTCCTTATCTTCAGGTCGTGGAGCCAGGCGCGATTTGCGAACACACCGGCATCCGCCTAGGCGATATATGGCGCTATTTCCGTCATACGTGGGTGACGTCGTACCGCAGCGTTCCTGGCCGCTCAATGATGATCCTGGTGAGGGATGCGGCGGCCCCAAACCACCCGGTGATGGGCATCGCGAGCCTAGCGAGTTCGGTGGTACAGCAGTCAACTCGCGACAGTTGGATCGGTTGGGACGCCGAGGCTGTGGTTAGGCGATTTCGCGGGGCGAAATCGCCGAGGTCGTGTGTCAGATGGCTGGTCGACGAACTCGACGGGTTTATTCGGGGCATTTACGTGCGAGACCTGCTTCGTGGCGGGGTGTTGACGCGTGCGGATATCAGGAATCCGTCGCCGCCGGTTGTCCAGCGGCTGGCAGAGGATTCGGCAAGCGCCATCAGGCGCCATCGGCTTTACCCCCAGGCGGCGAGGCAAAGCTACACGGGAGATTTGGCGGGCATGGACTGGGTCGAGCTCGCGGAGACGAGTTTGTACAGGAGCAAGAGATCGAGGCAGCTTGCGACGATGCTTGGGATTCGTTTGCTTTTTCGGGCTGTCCGGCTTGATGCCGACATTACTGTCGAGGCCTGGCGTGCCCTTCTGGAGTCAGGACGATTTCGGCGGGCGATCGGTCAGATCGTTCGCCACGTGAAAGCCGCGCGTGTCGGCATAAACATGATGGATATTTCGGTCTGCGGTGCCGTCGCCCCGTACAATGCGCTGCTCGGGGGCAAGCTGGTCTCGCTTCTGCTCTGCAGTCCGGAAATCACGGGCGCTTATCGCGCTCGCTACGGGAACCAGGTGAGCCTCATCGCCTCGGGTATGCGGGGAGCGGGGGTGAAGCGGGGCGCCCAACTTGCGCTTCTCTGCACGACGAGCCTTTACGGGTCTTCTCTCAATCAATACAGTCGAATCAAGGCGAGCGCCGCACTGTTCGGCGGTCGGGCGGAGAATAGGGTCGAGTACGATTGCCTCGGGATGAGCGAGGGGTTTGGATCGTTCCATTTCAGCAAGGAGACGCTGCGCATGATGGGGATGCTGCTCGGCCGTGCGGGCGAGGCGCGCAGGGTGAATTCGATTTTCGGGGAGGGTGTCAACCCCCTTATGAGGAAGATCAGGGAAGCCCTCACGCTGCTTGGGCTGCCTGCCGACATGCTCCTGAGGCACGGTAGTAAGCGGCTTGTCTACGGCGTGGCTCTGGCCTCAAATTTTCGAGAGGTCCTGCTTGACGGCGCCGATTTGCCTCGGTACCTGATTCCGCAGACTCGTGCCAAATTGAGAACCGATCTCCTCGTCGATTACTGGCGGCGCCGGTGGTTACTGAGGCGACTTTCGAAGCCGGGCATTTTGGATGAGATCGCGCGCCACACTTGCTCCTACCCGGTCTGCCATGGGGCGAGGGTTGATCTCGATGGGGGAGGGGTCTCGGGTTTGCTGCCCGACTTAGCAGGGTGA
- a CDS encoding ATP-binding protein has protein sequence MGSYPLVAIRSFIESARDSGYKGTSAAIAELVDNSFEADAKTVDISVSRGDGGAMRLSVADDGAGMPAGTMQLALQFGGSTRFGSRLGAGRYGMGLPNSCLSQARRVDVESWTSPHNVWATYLDVDAIASGSLRGVPVPVRILPDHAGDLPACPSGTRVTLTRCDRLDFQTVRPQARRLRADLGRIFRQRLYDGGMIRVNGDLVDPFDPLFLREGSNLTGAEAYGPPLAYEVSASGGESARSLVTVRFSVLPIERWCGLPNSEKNRLGIAKAAGVSVLRAGREIDRGWYFMGSKRKENYDDWWRCEVAFTPELDEMFGVTHTKQTVNPRGDLSDILVPDVEQIARKLNAEVRRRYLSVRKGLDGPRSVSVAGQRDHLMQPISTRGAAVPDVRLRGSRLGYVIDETAAGALSFYVPSIVRDRIKVALNRDHNFYRKVYGPLLGAGSVDAARVLERLQLLLLAAARAECALRSGVEREIAEKLRRSWSNALTAFLD, from the coding sequence GTGGGGAGCTACCCTCTTGTTGCGATACGCTCGTTTATCGAATCGGCCCGAGACTCAGGGTACAAGGGCACGTCGGCGGCGATAGCCGAGTTGGTGGACAACTCTTTCGAGGCTGACGCGAAGACCGTAGATATTTCCGTGAGTCGGGGCGACGGCGGTGCCATGCGGCTTTCGGTGGCCGATGACGGAGCAGGGATGCCGGCCGGCACTATGCAGTTGGCGTTACAGTTCGGGGGGAGCACGCGCTTCGGCTCTCGTTTGGGCGCAGGGCGCTATGGCATGGGTCTGCCCAACAGTTGCTTGAGTCAAGCTCGCCGGGTAGACGTCGAAAGCTGGACCAGCCCGCACAATGTCTGGGCGACTTACCTCGATGTCGACGCGATAGCATCTGGCTCGCTCCGCGGCGTCCCAGTTCCGGTGCGCATCCTACCTGACCACGCAGGGGATCTCCCGGCGTGCCCGTCGGGGACCAGGGTGACCCTCACGAGGTGCGATCGCTTGGATTTCCAGACGGTGCGACCTCAGGCTCGCAGACTGCGCGCGGACTTGGGGCGAATATTTCGGCAGCGGCTCTACGATGGGGGGATGATTCGGGTGAACGGCGATCTGGTCGACCCGTTTGACCCGCTTTTCCTGCGTGAAGGTAGTAATCTGACCGGCGCCGAGGCGTATGGGCCGCCGCTTGCCTACGAGGTCTCTGCGTCGGGGGGTGAGAGCGCACGGTCACTGGTGACGGTCAGGTTTTCGGTGCTCCCGATTGAACGTTGGTGCGGCCTGCCGAACAGCGAGAAGAACCGGCTTGGCATCGCGAAGGCGGCCGGGGTTTCCGTCCTGCGTGCCGGTCGCGAGATCGACCGGGGGTGGTACTTCATGGGTTCGAAACGGAAGGAGAATTACGACGATTGGTGGCGCTGCGAGGTTGCCTTCACGCCGGAGCTCGACGAAATGTTCGGTGTTACCCACACGAAGCAGACGGTGAACCCGCGGGGCGACCTCAGCGACATTCTTGTCCCAGACGTCGAGCAGATCGCTCGCAAGCTGAATGCCGAGGTGCGCAGGCGCTATCTCTCGGTGCGAAAGGGATTGGACGGGCCCCGGAGTGTGTCGGTCGCGGGGCAACGGGATCACCTCATGCAGCCGATCAGCACGCGCGGTGCAGCGGTTCCTGACGTGCGGCTTCGGGGGTCGCGTCTGGGCTACGTTATCGACGAAACAGCCGCGGGTGCGCTAAGCTTTTACGTTCCGTCTATCGTGCGGGACAGAATCAAGGTTGCTCTCAACCGGGACCACAATTTCTATCGGAAGGTTTACGGGCCTCTTCTCGGTGCTGGTTCGGTGGACGCAGCACGGGTGCTTGAGCGTTTGCAGTTGCTGCTTCTGGCAGCGGCGCGAGCCGAGTGCGCGTTGAGGTCGGGGGTTGAGAGGGAGATCGCGGAGAAGTTGAGGAGATCATGGAGCAACGCACTCACGGCGTTTCTCGACTAG
- a CDS encoding winged helix-turn-helix transcriptional regulator, with amino-acid sequence METVLRSASQIPLTQPLLRQLHRDLFQYTDPDLRPRRSAPASPRLAELLSWLDEQHQSHRLHPLLTIAVFLAVFLDVRPFPDGNARRSRILTTHLLLRAGYAYVPYASLDHEMIEGAGRAGAAGPPALPSRSGSPGEARRGPAPVNDRQLFFESLRQTQTTFGTQTPNWRPWLEAFLRALLQQKRRLSVKLEREKNALADLSPLAVKILDYARDQGRVTNRAIARESAASPNTLKATFTALVAKGLLTRHAAGRSTWYSLP; translated from the coding sequence CTGGAGACGGTCCTCCGCTCCGCATCACAAATTCCCCTCACCCAGCCCCTCCTCCGCCAACTTCATCGTGATCTTTTTCAGTACACCGACCCCGACCTACGCCCCCGCCGCAGCGCGCCCGCCAGCCCGCGCCTCGCCGAGTTGCTCTCGTGGCTCGACGAGCAGCATCAATCCCACCGCCTCCATCCCCTCCTCACCATCGCCGTCTTCCTTGCCGTCTTTCTCGATGTCCGCCCCTTCCCCGACGGCAACGCCCGCCGGAGCCGCATCCTCACTACCCATCTGCTCCTGCGAGCCGGCTACGCCTACGTCCCCTACGCCTCCCTCGACCACGAGATGATCGAGGGCGCAGGCAGGGCCGGGGCCGCAGGGCCCCCGGCCCTGCCGAGCAGAAGCGGGTCGCCTGGCGAAGCCAGGCGGGGCCCCGCGCCAGTCAATGACCGGCAACTCTTCTTCGAGAGCTTGCGCCAAACCCAAACCACCTTTGGGACCCAAACCCCCAACTGGCGCCCCTGGCTTGAGGCCTTCCTGCGCGCCCTCCTGCAGCAAAAGCGCCGCCTCTCCGTGAAGCTCGAACGTGAAAAAAACGCCCTCGCCGATCTCTCTCCGCTCGCCGTCAAAATCCTCGACTACGCCCGCGACCAGGGCCGCGTCACCAACCGCGCCATAGCACGTGAATCCGCCGCCAGCCCCAACACCCTCAAAGCCACCTTCACCGCGCTCGTCGCCAAAGGCCTCCTCACCCGCCACGCCGCCGGCCGCTCCACCTGGTACTCCCTCCCCTGA
- a CDS encoding Do family serine endopeptidase: MIPNSRPLLARLSNRTKVIGAAIVVLAVTATASAGFIHLPRLSSGGSPMVATMKPLSADTIAPLEALNRATVAVAARVLPTVVQIQVSGKAPARSIEMPQNIPAPFRQFFQGPFQQPHAQPFHALGSGVIVSPNGYIITNNHVVDGATQVQVMLNNGRTYPAKVVGTDKDTDLAVVKIDAPGLISAQFGDSNQLAPGQTVLAIGTPLGEASSITRGIISALNRPRNGSQDTRGNFIQTDAPINHGNSGGPLVNIRGQVIGINTEMLTDSGGSIGIGLAIPSDLVKSVATDLIEHGKVIRGYLGITVSQLQPGVATSLHEPDAQGALVDQVNAGSPADQAGIKPYDVVTDFNGTKITTSGQLTSIAGSAAPGTKATVNILRNGKPMQFTLTMGNFANAPTADETASAGSSDNGTTPKLGLTVTPLTPDIRDQLHLPAGVNGLAVQSVEPDGPAAMRLTRGDIIEQVNQKPVTSIAALEAQLKATPAGGDVLLMVYRQGSNLIVPITPQP, encoded by the coding sequence ATGATTCCCAACTCTCGTCCTCTGCTCGCGCGCCTCTCCAACCGCACCAAAGTGATCGGCGCGGCCATCGTCGTGCTCGCTGTGACGGCGACCGCCTCGGCGGGCTTTATCCATCTGCCGCGGTTGTCGTCGGGCGGCAGCCCCATGGTGGCGACGATGAAGCCGCTGAGCGCGGATACCATCGCGCCGCTCGAAGCACTCAACCGCGCGACCGTTGCCGTCGCCGCGCGCGTGCTGCCCACCGTCGTGCAGATCCAAGTCTCGGGCAAGGCGCCTGCGCGCAGTATCGAGATGCCGCAGAACATCCCCGCGCCCTTCCGGCAGTTTTTCCAGGGGCCGTTCCAGCAGCCGCACGCCCAGCCCTTTCACGCGCTTGGCAGCGGTGTCATCGTGTCGCCCAATGGCTACATCATCACGAACAATCACGTTGTCGATGGCGCGACGCAGGTGCAGGTGATGCTCAACAACGGCCGCACCTACCCGGCCAAGGTGGTTGGCACGGATAAGGACACCGACCTCGCCGTGGTCAAAATCGACGCACCCGGGCTGATCAGCGCCCAGTTCGGCGACTCCAACCAGCTCGCACCCGGCCAGACCGTGCTGGCCATCGGCACGCCGCTGGGCGAAGCCTCCTCGATCACGCGCGGCATCATCAGCGCCCTCAACCGGCCGCGCAACGGCAGCCAGGACACGCGCGGCAACTTCATCCAGACCGACGCGCCCATCAACCATGGCAACTCGGGCGGGCCGCTGGTCAACATTCGCGGTCAGGTGATCGGCATCAACACCGAAATGCTGACCGATTCGGGCGGCTCGATCGGCATCGGCCTCGCCATCCCGAGCGATCTGGTCAAGTCCGTGGCCACCGATCTGATCGAGCACGGCAAGGTCATCCGGGGCTATCTCGGCATCACTGTCAGCCAGCTTCAGCCTGGCGTCGCCACCTCGCTGCATGAGCCCGACGCTCAGGGCGCGCTCGTCGATCAGGTCAACGCCGGCAGTCCGGCCGACCAGGCCGGCATCAAGCCCTACGACGTGGTGACCGACTTCAACGGCACGAAGATCACCACCAGCGGCCAACTCACCTCGATTGCCGGCAGCGCCGCCCCGGGCACGAAAGCCACGGTCAACATTCTCCGCAACGGCAAGCCGATGCAGTTCACCCTCACCATGGGCAACTTCGCCAACGCGCCCACGGCGGATGAGACCGCCTCGGCCGGCAGCAGCGACAACGGCACCACGCCCAAGCTGGGCCTCACGGTCACGCCGCTGACGCCGGACATCCGCGACCAGCTTCATCTCCCTGCGGGTGTGAACGGCCTTGCGGTGCAGTCGGTTGAACCCGACGGCCCCGCCGCCATGCGCCTTACGCGCGGCGACATCATCGAGCAGGTGAACCAGAAGCCGGTGACCTCGATCGCTGCCCTTGAGGCGCAGCTTAAGGCCACGCCGGCGGGCGGGGACGTGCTGCTGATGGTTTACCGGCAAGGAAGCAATCTCATCGTGCCGATTACGCCGCAGCCGTAG
- a CDS encoding M56 family metallopeptidase yields the protein MTSPWIPVFGAALTQFLWEAAAVALVVLAVQPLLRRGSAAARYVLDCMALFSLPILFALTVAHYAAAGAGAASAVTAEPLVQPFAAYIVMVWLSGIVVCGGYAAAGFAWAQGLRRAERSAAAAVPAVWRTEMEQLAGRLHLRRRVCMQVSARISGPCTLGWLRPVILLPLSALTALPAEQLRALLAHELAHIRRHDYLVNLVQRGVEVLFFFHPAVWWLSQQVSEEREHCCDDAAVAVCGDRALYARALVDLAARQTAARVPSAAMAAGGGSLSHRVTRLLGHPAASRARMLRTAVALLLIASTGVWLLGASAQTIPPAPALPTAPAAPTAQLARVPLVQEPMAPPRSAQRQTAPVRSEGAGFGAVATIEATYVTFTLSTVQACTSQPEWVPGVLPSGLAVLRLEMIPHCVPVIRPVEVFVLSNSI from the coding sequence ATGACCAGTCCCTGGATTCCGGTATTTGGCGCCGCACTCACGCAATTTCTGTGGGAAGCGGCGGCGGTGGCGCTGGTGGTGCTGGCGGTGCAGCCGCTGCTGCGCCGCGGCTCGGCGGCCGCGCGCTATGTTCTGGATTGCATGGCCCTGTTCTCCCTTCCGATTCTGTTTGCTTTGACCGTCGCGCATTACGCCGCGGCGGGCGCGGGCGCGGCGTCGGCTGTTACCGCGGAGCCGCTGGTGCAGCCGTTTGCTGCTTACATCGTTATGGTTTGGCTTTCGGGCATCGTGGTGTGCGGCGGCTACGCTGCGGCGGGGTTTGCCTGGGCGCAAGGGCTGCGCCGTGCTGAGCGCAGCGCCGCGGCTGCCGTTCCGGCGGTCTGGCGCACCGAGATGGAGCAGCTTGCCGGGCGGCTGCATTTGCGCCGGCGCGTGTGCATGCAGGTTTCCGCGCGCATCAGCGGCCCGTGCACGCTGGGCTGGCTGCGGCCGGTGATTCTGCTGCCCCTGAGCGCGCTCACGGCGCTGCCGGCAGAGCAGCTCCGGGCGCTGCTGGCGCACGAGCTGGCGCACATCCGCCGGCATGACTATCTGGTGAACCTGGTGCAGCGCGGGGTCGAGGTTCTCTTCTTTTTTCATCCCGCGGTGTGGTGGCTGTCGCAGCAGGTCTCCGAGGAGCGTGAGCATTGCTGCGATGATGCCGCGGTGGCCGTGTGCGGCGACCGTGCGCTGTACGCGCGCGCACTGGTCGACCTGGCGGCGCGGCAGACGGCTGCTCGCGTGCCTTCCGCCGCGATGGCAGCCGGCGGCGGCTCGCTTTCGCACCGCGTCACCCGGCTGCTGGGCCATCCCGCGGCTTCGCGCGCCCGGATGCTGCGCACTGCGGTGGCGCTGCTGCTGATCGCCTCGACGGGTGTCTGGCTGCTGGGTGCCAGCGCGCAAACTATCCCTCCGGCGCCAGCGCTGCCGACAGCCCCGGCCGCGCCCACAGCGCAACTCGCTCGGGTCCCCCTGGTGCAGGAACCGATGGCGCCGCCGCGGAGCGCGCAGCGCCAGACGGCGCCGGTACGTTCGGAGGGCGCAGGGTTCGGAGCCGTTGCGACGATCGAAGCTACCTACGTCACCTTTACGCTCAGCACCGTGCAAGCGTGCACGTCGCAGCCCGAATGGGTTCCCGGAGTATTGCCTTCCGGCCTCGCCGTCCTGCGCCTGGAAATGATTCCGCATTGTGTGCCTGTGATCCGGCCGGTAGAGGTATTCGTCCTCTCCAACAGCATTTAG
- a CDS encoding BlaI/MecI/CopY family transcriptional regulator, with translation MEAITPKRRPTESELAILRVLWTHGPSTVREVQTELGPATGYTTALKLLQIMAEKGLVSRDEQQRAHVYCARLDRERTERQLVGDLLTRAFGGSAKRMMMQLLDAGAATPAEIAEMRQLLDHYESRETREGKHS, from the coding sequence ATGGAAGCGATCACGCCGAAGCGGCGGCCGACGGAAAGCGAGCTGGCGATTTTGCGGGTGCTGTGGACGCACGGGCCGTCCACGGTGCGGGAGGTGCAGACCGAGCTGGGCCCGGCGACCGGCTACACCACGGCGTTGAAGCTGTTGCAGATCATGGCGGAGAAGGGACTGGTTTCGCGCGATGAGCAGCAGCGGGCGCACGTGTATTGCGCCCGGCTGGACCGCGAGCGCACCGAGCGGCAGCTTGTGGGCGACCTGCTGACGCGCGCGTTTGGCGGCTCGGCCAAGCGGATGATGATGCAGCTTCTGGACGCGGGGGCGGCGACGCCCGCCGAAATTGCCGAAATGCGCCAGCTTCTCGATCATTATGAGAGCAGGGAGACGCGGGAAGGGAAGCACTCATGA
- a CDS encoding AbrB/MazE/SpoVT family DNA-binding domain-containing protein: MKSVVSSRGQITIPVAIQRKMGMGPGTRVVFELAEDRVVLRKGKPEVDPVDRYYGIFKGKGLPPVDELIREMRGPDLEPELDIRNRKRGKR, encoded by the coding sequence ATGAAGAGCGTCGTTTCCTCCCGCGGCCAGATCACCATCCCGGTGGCCATCCAGCGCAAGATGGGCATGGGCCCAGGCACCCGCGTGGTGTTTGAACTGGCAGAAGACCGCGTAGTGTTGCGGAAGGGTAAGCCGGAAGTTGATCCCGTCGACCGCTACTACGGCATTTTTAAGGGCAAGGGCCTACCACCCGTCGATGAACTGATCCGCGAGATGCGCGGTCCGGATCTGGAACCGGAACTGGACATCCGCAACCGGAAGCGCGGCAAGCGATGA
- a CDS encoding PIN domain-containing protein, producing the protein MITAIDSSVVLDLFEAEAPFGPHSREAMRAARKAGAILAVAAVWAEVRAHFDSDEHHAVAMEDLGIEFSPPLLATAARAGAMWREYRRAGGQRSRVTTDFLIGAHALLQADCLLTRDRGFYRTYFSSLRLLTPEID; encoded by the coding sequence ATGATTACGGCCATAGACAGTTCTGTGGTTCTGGACCTGTTTGAGGCCGAAGCACCGTTTGGGCCTCACTCGCGCGAGGCGATGCGCGCGGCGCGCAAGGCGGGGGCAATCCTTGCCGTGGCCGCAGTCTGGGCCGAGGTGCGGGCGCACTTCGACAGTGACGAGCACCATGCCGTCGCCATGGAGGATTTGGGGATTGAGTTTAGCCCACCGCTGCTCGCCACGGCGGCACGGGCGGGGGCGATGTGGCGGGAATACCGGCGGGCGGGGGGACAACGCAGCCGCGTCACGACCGATTTTCTGATTGGCGCCCATGCCCTGTTGCAGGCGGACTGTCTGCTGACACGGGACCGGGGCTTTTACCGGACCTATTTTTCCTCACTCCGGCTGCTCACGCCGGAAATTGACTGA
- a CDS encoding cold-shock protein gives MEQGTVKWFNDAKGFGFITREGAPDVFVHYSALPPGGFRTLKEGQSVQFEVIDGPKGPQAANVTTA, from the coding sequence ATGGAACAAGGTACGGTGAAGTGGTTCAACGATGCCAAGGGGTTTGGCTTCATCACGCGCGAAGGCGCTCCCGATGTGTTCGTGCATTATTCGGCGTTGCCGCCGGGCGGCTTCCGCACCCTGAAGGAGGGGCAGTCGGTACAGTTCGAGGTAATTGACGGACCCAAGGGGCCGCAGGCGGCCAACGTCACCACCGCCTGA
- a CDS encoding S58 family peptidase, whose amino-acid sequence MRRGCALLAIISLLALALAAQDPGKPRPRTRDLGIITGILPTGPLDAITDVPGVEVGQVTLNDHQNLHTGVTAILPHAGNMFQHKVPGAVFVGNAFGKLMGSTQIVELGRIETPILLTSTLNVPRVGDALLSWVMQQPGNEHVQSINPVVGETNDGYLNDIRGRHVDQQDVFEAIENARGGPVAEGSVGAGAGTVAFGFKGGIGTASRKLPANLGGWTVGVLVQTNFGGILNIDGAPVGRLLGRYYLKNQLAGVRGQGPGARLESPDGSCMIIVATNAPVGSRNLRRMAARTMFGLARTGSAASNGSGDYAIAFSTVPANAGVARVPNDKMSPLFLAVIEATQEAIYNSLFKATTVTGRGHTVEALPLAPTERILRAYHVIQQ is encoded by the coding sequence ATGCGGCGCGGCTGCGCGCTTCTCGCCATCATTTCCCTGCTGGCCTTGGCCCTGGCCGCTCAGGATCCAGGAAAGCCGCGCCCGCGGACGCGCGATCTGGGAATCATCACCGGCATTCTGCCGACCGGGCCGCTCGACGCCATTACGGATGTGCCCGGCGTCGAGGTAGGCCAGGTCACGCTTAACGACCATCAGAACCTTCATACCGGCGTGACCGCGATTTTGCCGCACGCCGGCAACATGTTTCAGCACAAGGTCCCAGGCGCGGTGTTCGTGGGCAATGCCTTCGGCAAGCTCATGGGCTCAACCCAGATCGTCGAACTCGGCCGCATCGAGACGCCCATTCTGCTGACCAGCACCTTAAATGTCCCGCGCGTCGGCGACGCGCTGCTGAGCTGGGTGATGCAGCAGCCCGGTAACGAGCACGTGCAGTCCATCAACCCGGTCGTGGGCGAAACCAACGACGGCTACTTGAACGACATTCGTGGACGCCACGTCGATCAGCAGGACGTCTTCGAGGCCATCGAGAACGCGCGCGGCGGTCCGGTCGCGGAAGGCTCGGTGGGCGCGGGTGCAGGCACGGTGGCGTTCGGCTTCAAGGGCGGCATCGGCACCGCTTCCCGCAAGCTCCCGGCAAATTTGGGCGGCTGGACGGTAGGCGTGCTGGTGCAGACCAACTTTGGCGGCATCCTCAACATCGACGGCGCCCCGGTGGGAAGACTCCTGGGTCGGTACTACCTCAAGAACCAACTGGCAGGGGTCAGGGGCCAGGGGCCAGGGGCCAGGCTGGAGTCCCCCGATGGTTCCTGCATGATCATCGTCGCCACCAACGCTCCCGTGGGATCGCGCAACTTGCGCCGCATGGCGGCGCGGACGATGTTCGGCCTGGCCCGCACCGGCTCCGCCGCCAGCAACGGCTCCGGCGATTACGCCATCGCCTTTTCCACGGTCCCTGCAAACGCCGGCGTGGCGCGCGTGCCCAACGACAAAATGTCGCCGCTCTTCCTGGCGGTCATCGAGGCCACCCAGGAGGCCATCTACAACTCGCTGTTCAAGGCCACAACCGTGACCGGCCGCGGCCACACCGTAGAGGCTCTACCTCTCGCTCCGACAGAGCGCATCCTGCGCGCGTACCACGTAATCCAGCAATAG